ATTCCTACCTGCGCCAGAGCTAAGGCCGGAGCATCATTTATACCGTCACCGAGATAAATGACTTTGGCCTCTTCCCGTAACTTGTTACGCAAAAGCTCCGTCTTTCCTTCCGGCAACAGCTGAGCATGCCATTCGTCAACCGCTAAATCTTTCGCAACTTTACGTACCGCAGACGAACGGTCACCGCTCATAATACACACTTTTTTTATACCTGACTTATGCAACTGTTCAATCACCGGCTTCGCATCCGGACGAACCTCATCTGTCAAATTGAAGGCAGCTATCGGCTCTTTGTCCCGGGTGAGCAGCAAAACCGTGTCTCCACTTTCCGTGTAACTCAACATACGAGTTTTGAGGCCATGACGTTCGGCACTACCCAGTTGCCATTCCGCCCCTTCCCAGACCCCGCTTACACCAATGCCAGCCACTTCGCGCACGCTGATAGCATCTTCCGGCTGAGGAGCAACGCCCGCCTTTCCGGCAGCAACCATTATCGGATTGGCCAGCGGATGGGTCGAATACTGTTCAAGTAACGCAGCAACCCGCAAAACAGTTTTTCCATCAACCACACCATGTGCTATCGCCTTGGCCGGATCAGTCAGCATGGTAATATTTCTAATGACAAATTTTCCGGTCGTCAATGTTCCCGTTTTATCAAACAACACCGTATCAGCGCGTCTTAGTGCATCTAGAAATTTGCCACCCTTAACTAAAACCCCAGTCTTGGCCGCACGGCCTATCGCCGCAACATAGGCTAACGGCACCGAAATAACAATGGCACACGGGCAAGCCAATACCAAGATCGTCAACGCTTGATGGATCCAGTAAGAAAAGTTGCCACCAGTAAACAGCGGTGGGACAACCGCCAATATCACCGCCAATATCACCGCAATCGGGGTGTAATAGTTTGCAAAAGAAGTTATCAAACGTTCAGTCGGGGCTTTGGCGAGACGGTTGCGCTCGGTCAGTGCAATCAGGCGGCTTATCGCTGATTCGGCATCAGGAGCTACCACCTTCAGCCATAAGCTCTCGTTTTGCACGATACTTCCGGCCGCCACTACTTGGCCGGCGGGGATATTTTGCGGTCGGCTTTCACCGGTTAACGCTTGCTGATCCACCAAACTTTCGGTTTCCTGATTGATCGCGTCCAACGGTACTGACTCACCGACATGCACTTCAATAATTGATCCGACTTCAACGGATGCGGTCGGACAAAGCACCGTCGTACCGTCATCTTTAACTAGTCGCGTTAAATTAGGGCGCAGCGAACGCACAGCCTGCATGGCCATACCGGCCTTACGTACGGCCCGTCCTTGCAACAATTCGCCGATTTCATAGAAGAAAAGTACGGCAACCGCTTCCAACCTCTCGTTCAGAATCATCGCTCCGAGCGAGGCAATTGACATCAGAGAAATTTCATCAAAAAAATAGCCATGCCGCCATTGTTTAAGCATTTTTTTGGCTAAAGGCAACGCAGAAAACAACCAAGCCGCTAAGGAAAAAATCTGGTAGGCCGGGGAAAAAGCATGGGCGATTATCAAGAGCAGGGCTACAGTAATCAGGCGAGGCCAGGCCCCCAACGACCAATATTCCCGCCAAGCTTGTGGAAATTTGCGCAGTTGTGCCGCCAACTTCGCCGATTTTCCACTGGAGCTAAGTTCTGCTGCCGTGCCCGCGTTCTCAGCCGAATCGTTTCGAGTACTGCGAAGTGCTGTCTCGCCGTCGACTGGATTTTTCGATTTGACTGTGGTGGCAGAAATTTTGCTGGGTAAATGAAGCTTGTGGTTCGTCGGCCAAAGTTTGGCGGCATGATTTGTACGCCACGTCAATTTTCGAGCCGCACAGAATTCAGCGAATTTGTGCCGATCGAGACGTATGTACCCTACTCGTTCCATCACACGCGCCATGACTGCAGCGGAGATGGCTCCGCTTTCGTCGTCCTCGGGGTTCGCCAAGCGCACCGTTATGCCGTCCTCAAAAATTTCCGCTGTAGACTGGCATATTTGTAGCCAATCCTCGTCACCTGCCACTTCGAGATGCAGCCGAAATTCCGGAATCGTAATGAATGCCGTTATAACATCTTTCCTGTTCAGCAAAGCATGTTGAATTTTGCCGGCGCATTCCGCGCAGTTTAAACCGTCCAGTTTAAAAACAAAATGTTTTTTCCCACCGGTAGATAATTTAAATTGTTTGCTCATTGTTCCTCCATATTGCTGCCGAATTTCAGTTCGCCAAGATGTTCCGGCCGCACGTTGACAAAATTTCCCTTCATATCAGTACCAGTGGCGGATCTGTTTCAATTTCCGCCTTACCGGCAAGCTCTCAAAGCTATTACTTCAATTGCCAAACTCATTGATGTGATCGGCACCTTGATCTAGTATGCCTTGAATATGAGCGTCCGACAGCCTGTAAAATACGCTGCGGCCCAATTTTTTGAAATTAACCAATTCTGTTTGACGTAATATTTTCAGCTGATGTGAAACGGCCGACTTGGTCATTTGTAGAATTTGTGCCAAATCGCAGACACAAAGTTCACGACTTTCCAAAGCGAACAAAATTTTTAAACGAGTAGGATCACCAAAAACTTTATAAAAGTCGCTTAGGCGGATCACCATCTGTTCCTCCGGCAAATTTGCTTTCGCCGCCGCTACCGCAATGTTGTGGGTATCGTGCGAGCCACACGTCGCTATGTGTGCTTTGGGGTGGGATGTATTTGCTGCCTGGCCTTTGTTTCTTGCCTGCAGCGTCTTTGCATTATTTTCTACTTTTGTAGCCATAAGGCACCTGCTTTCCTTTTTGTCGCTCTATTCATAGAATAGTTGAACAACTATTCAACTGTCAAGAGCTTCCTGATTATTTTTTTACACATACCGGGCTGCTCGTTTCGGCCGACTACTACGACCGTTGCTTCAGACGTCTAGTTCAGACGGCCAGTTCAGACGGCCAGTTCAAGCGGCTGGTTCAGACGGCTAGGTAAGACGGCCAGTTCAAGC
This is a stretch of genomic DNA from Mageeibacillus indolicus UPII9-5. It encodes these proteins:
- a CDS encoding ArsR/SmtB family transcription factor yields the protein MATKVENNAKTLQARNKGQAANTSHPKAHIATCGSHDTHNIAVAAAKANLPEEQMVIRLSDFYKVFGDPTRLKILFALESRELCVCDLAQILQMTKSAVSHQLKILRQTELVNFKKLGRSVFYRLSDAHIQGILDQGADHINEFGN
- a CDS encoding heavy metal translocating P-type ATPase; its protein translation is MSKQFKLSTGGKKHFVFKLDGLNCAECAGKIQHALLNRKDVITAFITIPEFRLHLEVAGDEDWLQICQSTAEIFEDGITVRLANPEDDESGAISAAVMARVMERVGYIRLDRHKFAEFCAARKLTWRTNHAAKLWPTNHKLHLPSKISATTVKSKNPVDGETALRSTRNDSAENAGTAAELSSSGKSAKLAAQLRKFPQAWREYWSLGAWPRLITVALLLIIAHAFSPAYQIFSLAAWLFSALPLAKKMLKQWRHGYFFDEISLMSIASLGAMILNERLEAVAVLFFYEIGELLQGRAVRKAGMAMQAVRSLRPNLTRLVKDDGTTVLCPTASVEVGSIIEVHVGESVPLDAINQETESLVDQQALTGESRPQNIPAGQVVAAGSIVQNESLWLKVVAPDAESAISRLIALTERNRLAKAPTERLITSFANYYTPIAVILAVILAVVPPLFTGGNFSYWIHQALTILVLACPCAIVISVPLAYVAAIGRAAKTGVLVKGGKFLDALRRADTVLFDKTGTLTTGKFVIRNITMLTDPAKAIAHGVVDGKTVLRVAALLEQYSTHPLANPIMVAAGKAGVAPQPEDAISVREVAGIGVSGVWEGAEWQLGSAERHGLKTRMLSYTESGDTVLLLTRDKEPIAAFNLTDEVRPDAKPVIEQLHKSGIKKVCIMSGDRSSAVRKVAKDLAVDEWHAQLLPEGKTELLRNKLREEAKVIYLGDGINDAPALALAQVGIAMGPGATDAATEAADVVFMQDKLVKLPFLIKLAGRVKKIAWQNIILSLGMKLILFVYGFFAPLPLWLAIIGDVGMALAAIANSVRLSYAERAE